The following is a genomic window from Nocardioides thalensis.
ACAACGACCAGTTCCTCAAGGCGATCCGCAACTCCATCGGCATCAGCCTGATCGCCACGGTGCTGTCGGTCATCGTTGCCACGCTGGCGGCGTACGCCATCGCCCGCCTGGAGTTCCGCGGCAAGCGGCTGGTGCTCTCGATGGCGCTCGCCATCGCGATGTTCCCGGTCGTCTCCCTGATCGGCCCGCTGTTCGACATGTGGCGCGCGTTCGGCATCTACGACACCTGGCCGGGCCTGATCATCCCCTACATGTCGTTCACGCTGCCGCTGGCGATCTGGACGCTCTCGGCGTTCTTCCGCGAGATCCCGTGGGAGATGGAGCAGGCGGCGCAGGTCGACGGCGCGACGTCGTGGCAGGCGTTCCGCAAGGTGATCGTGCCGCTCGCGGCGCCGGGCGTCTTCACCGCCGCGATCCTCACGTTCTTCTTCGCGTGGAACGACTTCGTGTTCGGCATCTCGCTCACGTCGACCGAGGCGGCGCGACCGATCCCGGCGTCGCTGGCGTTCTTCGTGGGCGCCGACCCGTTCAACCGCCCGGCGTCGCTGCTCGCCGCGGCCGCCGTCATCGCGACGATCCCCATCATCGTCGTGGTCCTGATTTTCCAGCGCAAGATCGTCGCCGGCCTCACGTCCGGTGCGGTGAAGGGTTAGGGGTAGGAAGCCATGGCAGGCATCACGCTCAACAACATCGTCAAGCGGTACGGCGACGGCTTCCCTGCCGTCAACGACGTGTCGATCGACATCGCGGACGGCGAGTTCATGATCCTCGTCGGCCCGTCGGGGTGCGGGAAGTCGACGCTGCTGCGGATGATCGTCGGCCTCGAGGACATCACGACGGGCGACATGCTGATCGGCGACCGGCGCGTCAACGACCTGGCGCCCCGCGACCGCAACCTGGCGATGGTGTTCCAGAACTACGCCCTCTACCCGCACCTCACGGTCTACGAGAACATCGCGTTCCCGCTGCGGTTGGCGAAGATGGACAACGCCGAGGTCGACCGCCGGGTGCGCGAGGCCTCGTCGACGCTCGAGCTCGACGAGCACCTCGACCGCAAGCCGGGCAACCTCTCCGGCGGCCAGCGCCAGCGGGTCGCGATGGGGCGCGCGATCGTGCGCGAGGCCGACGCGTTCCTCTTCGACGAGCCGCTGTCGAACCTCGACGCCAAGCTCCGCGGCCAGATGCGCACCGAGATCGCCCGCCTGCAGAAGAAGCTCGGCATCACCACCGTCTACGTCACCCACGACCAGACCGAGGCGATGACGCTGGGCGACCGGGTCGCGGTGCTGAAGAAGGGCATCCTCCAGCAGCTGGCCACCCCGCGCGAGCTCTACGAGAACCCCGGCAACCTCTTCGTCGCGGGGTTCATCGGCTCGCCGCCGATGAACTTCCTGCCCGCCGAGGTGAGCGGCACGAAGGTCAAGCTGCCGTTCGGCGAGGTCGAGCTGCCCGCCGACAAGGCCGCCCGCGCCGAGGGCAAGGGGCTGCTCATCGCCGGCATCCGGCCCGAGCACTTCGAGGACGCCTCGCTCGCCGAGGGCAAGGGCGAGGCGACCCGGGCGTCGACGTTCACCGCCCCGGTCGAGGTCGTCGAGTGGCTGGGCAACGAGACCTACGCCTACATCCCGTTCGAGGCCCCGCCAGAGGTCGAGCAGCAGCTGCGGCAGCTGGAGCAGGAGCTCGACGGCGAGGCGCTGCGC
Proteins encoded in this region:
- a CDS encoding carbohydrate ABC transporter permease, with the translated sequence MKQKIGIIVGVVLILIWCLLPVAWIISMSFKDEASITVGNPGFLPSDGTFAGWENYRAVLDNDQFLKAIRNSIGISLIATVLSVIVATLAAYAIARLEFRGKRLVLSMALAIAMFPVVSLIGPLFDMWRAFGIYDTWPGLIIPYMSFTLPLAIWTLSAFFREIPWEMEQAAQVDGATSWQAFRKVIVPLAAPGVFTAAILTFFFAWNDFVFGISLTSTEAARPIPASLAFFVGADPFNRPASLLAAAAVIATIPIIVVVLIFQRKIVAGLTSGAVKG
- a CDS encoding ABC transporter ATP-binding protein gives rise to the protein MAGITLNNIVKRYGDGFPAVNDVSIDIADGEFMILVGPSGCGKSTLLRMIVGLEDITTGDMLIGDRRVNDLAPRDRNLAMVFQNYALYPHLTVYENIAFPLRLAKMDNAEVDRRVREASSTLELDEHLDRKPGNLSGGQRQRVAMGRAIVREADAFLFDEPLSNLDAKLRGQMRTEIARLQKKLGITTVYVTHDQTEAMTLGDRVAVLKKGILQQLATPRELYENPGNLFVAGFIGSPPMNFLPAEVSGTKVKLPFGEVELPADKAARAEGKGLLIAGIRPEHFEDASLAEGKGEATRASTFTAPVEVVEWLGNETYAYIPFEAPPEVEQQLRQLEQELDGEALRTQLVVSLDGASRITEGSNAEIWMDASKLHLFDPATGENLTVDREHAGRIGETTVSEQEAAV